A genomic region of Capnocytophaga canimorsus contains the following coding sequences:
- a CDS encoding acyl-[acyl-carrier-protein] thioesterase: MKQTIFTETYKVRSTQLNVNNQLGLYGVLGILQDIAAEHAENLGFGYEQLVKEGFFWVLTQQKLKMKRWSKWNERITVKTWSLPVMGVYAFREFEILSEKGEVIGSCSSTWITLDIASRKPIDLSDKQELFYARTDGALDFKTERIDLPSDLELIKKFNVRISDLDVNLHVNNIKYSQWVLDMLSLKNHKNYVIKEYDINFLSETFYNDEIQGYSSTPILESDEKITVFFCGKKSEQTKPAFIAKLVAEPIKKNL; encoded by the coding sequence ATGAAACAAACCATTTTTACAGAAACCTACAAAGTACGAAGTACACAACTCAATGTAAACAATCAATTAGGGCTTTACGGAGTGTTGGGCATATTGCAAGATATCGCCGCCGAACACGCTGAAAATTTAGGCTTTGGCTACGAACAATTAGTCAAGGAAGGCTTCTTTTGGGTGCTTACTCAGCAAAAACTAAAAATGAAACGTTGGTCCAAATGGAATGAAAGAATTACAGTAAAAACGTGGTCGCTACCCGTAATGGGGGTTTATGCTTTCCGTGAGTTTGAAATCCTTTCGGAAAAAGGAGAAGTCATTGGGAGTTGTTCCAGTACTTGGATTACTTTGGATATCGCATCACGCAAACCCATTGACCTATCGGATAAGCAAGAGCTTTTCTATGCGCGTACCGATGGAGCGTTGGACTTCAAAACCGAACGTATTGACCTACCCTCAGATTTAGAACTGATTAAAAAATTCAACGTACGCATTTCGGACTTAGACGTCAATCTCCACGTGAACAACATAAAATATTCGCAATGGGTACTTGATATGCTTTCTTTGAAAAATCATAAGAATTATGTCATCAAAGAATATGACATCAATTTCTTGTCGGAAACCTTTTACAATGATGAAATTCAGGGATATTCGAGTACCCCCATATTGGAATCGGACGAAAAAATCACTGTTTTTTTCTGCGGTAAAAAATCCGAACAAACCAAACCTGCCTTTATCGCTAAATTGGTTGCCGAACCCATAAAAAAGAACCTTTAA
- a CDS encoding MalY/PatB family protein, which translates to MKYNFDEVIDRKGTDATKIDTLQERWGRTDLLPLWVADMDFRTPPFIVDTLKKRIENEVFGYTCKPKCWYDAIIDWQSRRHNWQIAPEMISFTPGVVPALAMAVQALTQPGDKVLIQPPVYFPFAMVVNNNHRTLVNSPLDFKDGQYHINFERLQRDIKGCKLFLFCHPHNPGGRVWTKEEMQKVAEICHENNVIVVSDEIHADLTLPPFKHIPFATVSEKAKNNSITFASPSKAFNMAGFSSSYAVIENPEIRKKFQQYVEGNMLCDGNIFAFQTVVSAYKQGESWLNQMLDYVQQNINFLVDYIREHIPQIHVIVPQASYLVFLDFRPLKLSQEQIVHLCVDGAKLALNDGAIYGEEGEGFMRINLACPRSVVACALKQLKEAIEKQS; encoded by the coding sequence ATGAAATATAATTTTGATGAAGTAATCGACAGAAAAGGTACAGACGCTACCAAAATAGATACATTGCAAGAGCGTTGGGGAAGGACTGATTTGCTACCTTTATGGGTAGCTGATATGGATTTCAGAACCCCTCCTTTTATTGTAGATACATTAAAGAAGAGGATTGAAAATGAAGTTTTTGGATACACTTGTAAGCCAAAATGTTGGTATGATGCTATTATTGATTGGCAATCGCGCCGTCATAATTGGCAAATTGCTCCCGAGATGATTTCTTTTACTCCAGGTGTGGTACCCGCTTTGGCAATGGCAGTTCAAGCACTTACTCAACCTGGTGATAAGGTACTGATTCAACCCCCAGTGTATTTTCCTTTTGCGATGGTGGTTAATAATAATCATCGTACTTTGGTAAACAGTCCTTTAGACTTTAAAGACGGACAGTACCACATCAATTTTGAACGTTTACAGCGCGATATAAAAGGTTGTAAATTGTTTTTATTCTGCCACCCACATAACCCTGGTGGACGTGTTTGGACGAAAGAAGAGATGCAAAAAGTAGCTGAAATTTGCCACGAAAATAACGTTATTGTGGTTTCCGATGAAATTCACGCCGATTTAACTTTACCTCCCTTTAAACACATTCCTTTTGCTACGGTGAGTGAAAAGGCTAAAAATAACAGTATTACCTTTGCTTCTCCAAGCAAAGCGTTTAATATGGCAGGTTTTTCCAGTTCTTATGCTGTGATTGAAAATCCTGAAATTCGTAAGAAATTCCAACAATATGTGGAAGGGAATATGCTTTGCGACGGAAATATTTTTGCTTTTCAAACCGTTGTATCTGCTTATAAACAAGGGGAATCGTGGCTAAATCAAATGCTGGATTATGTTCAACAAAACATTAACTTTTTGGTGGATTATATACGTGAACACATTCCTCAAATTCACGTAATTGTACCGCAGGCTTCATATTTGGTGTTTTTGGATTTTCGTCCGTTAAAATTAAGTCAGGAGCAGATTGTCCATCTTTGTGTGGACGGGGCTAAGTTAGCACTTAATGACGGTGCTATTTATGGCGAAGAAGGTGAAGGATTTATGCGCATTAACTTGGCGTGTCCGAGAAGTGTAGTGGCTTGCGCTTTAAAACAACTTAAAGAAGCCATAGAGAAGCAAAGTTAA
- a CDS encoding Na(+)-translocating NADH-quinone reductase subunit A, with protein MSNDIRIRKGLDIHLEGEAEKITRQLPLAKMYGLKPSDFHSVVPKLIAKEGTEVKAGEAVFHDKKDERVLFPSPVSGKIAEIVRGERRKILEIKILPDTEQVFKDFGSKDPAKMSAEQIKDFLLSTGAWTFIKQRPYDVIANPDDKPKAIFVSACKTNPLAPDYDYALKGKEVQLQVALSALAKLTTGKVHVSVFKDSSLSPFRNFKDIVLHNVSGPHPAGNVSTQIAKIDPINKGEVVWVVTPQDLVVMGELFLTGKLNLTRTLALTGACVEKPQYVSVIAGAQVDSVVSGNLKKEKSRVISGDVLTGKKVSEDGFLGYYDDQVTAIPEGDDYEFFGWNKPVFNKISTTRAMTFSWLNPKKKYNLNTNTNGEHRAFVMTGMYEEVFPLDIYPMQLLKACLYKDLDELENLGAYEVAPEDFALTEFVCVSKQPHQKIIREGLDLMIQELG; from the coding sequence ATGTCAAACGACATCCGCATTCGAAAGGGGTTGGACATACATTTGGAAGGGGAAGCTGAGAAGATTACTCGGCAACTTCCTCTGGCTAAGATGTACGGTCTTAAACCCTCTGATTTTCATTCTGTTGTGCCAAAGCTTATCGCAAAGGAAGGCACAGAGGTTAAAGCCGGAGAAGCCGTTTTTCACGACAAAAAAGACGAGCGGGTGCTTTTCCCTTCTCCAGTAAGTGGAAAAATCGCTGAGATTGTTCGTGGAGAACGTCGTAAGATTTTAGAAATCAAAATCTTACCCGATACAGAGCAAGTGTTTAAAGACTTTGGAAGCAAAGACCCAGCAAAAATGTCAGCAGAACAAATCAAGGATTTCTTGCTTTCAACAGGGGCTTGGACTTTTATCAAACAGCGTCCTTACGACGTCATTGCCAATCCTGATGACAAACCAAAGGCTATCTTTGTTTCAGCTTGTAAAACTAATCCGCTTGCTCCTGACTATGACTACGCCTTGAAAGGAAAAGAGGTTCAGTTGCAAGTAGCTCTTTCTGCATTGGCGAAACTGACCACTGGAAAAGTACATGTTTCGGTGTTTAAAGACAGTTCTTTGTCTCCTTTCCGTAACTTCAAAGACATTGTGCTTCACAACGTATCAGGGCCACATCCAGCTGGAAATGTCAGTACGCAAATTGCTAAAATTGACCCAATTAACAAAGGGGAAGTGGTTTGGGTAGTGACTCCGCAAGATTTGGTCGTGATGGGCGAACTTTTCCTTACCGGAAAATTGAACCTAACCCGAACATTGGCACTTACAGGAGCTTGTGTTGAAAAACCGCAATACGTTTCGGTAATCGCTGGTGCTCAGGTTGATAGTGTAGTTTCTGGAAATCTTAAAAAAGAAAAATCACGCGTTATCAGTGGTGACGTATTGACAGGTAAAAAGGTATCAGAAGACGGATTTCTAGGATACTACGATGACCAAGTTACGGCAATTCCAGAAGGTGATGATTATGAGTTCTTTGGTTGGAACAAACCTGTCTTCAATAAAATTTCAACAACTCGTGCAATGACTTTTTCTTGGCTAAATCCTAAGAAAAAGTATAATTTGAACACCAATACCAATGGCGAACATCGTGCATTTGTAATGACGGGAATGTACGAAGAGGTATTTCCGTTGGATATCTATCCGATGCAACTTTTGAAAGCGTGTTTGTACAAAGATTTAGATGAGTTGGAAAATTTGGGTGCGTATGAAGTTGCTCCTGAGGATTTTGCACTTACTGAATTTGTTTGTGTTTCAAAACAACCCCATCAGAAGATTATCCGTGAAGGCTTGGATTTAATGATTCAAGAACTTGGTTAA
- a CDS encoding suppressor of fused domain protein, with amino-acid sequence MKLTEEQYKQKYPEDDASPGWDAIDRTLEKVYGNTEPRHYGTIIKYMLGGEDPLDGISIYDNAEQQFHRHIVSYGMSELYYSPESVGNEFSGWGFEFTFRIIPFVGDKDADKAKNEPYWAMNLMQNLAKYVFNSKKWFEAYHFIPANGPIRLDSDTKLVGIAFVPDPQLGVIDTPHGEVSFLQMVGLTQEELDWLWQDPKTSRVEELVNKMREDNPLLITDLARVKSYV; translated from the coding sequence ATGAAATTAACAGAAGAACAGTACAAGCAAAAGTATCCAGAAGATGACGCTTCACCTGGTTGGGATGCAATTGACCGGACTTTGGAAAAAGTATACGGAAACACGGAACCTCGCCATTATGGAACTATCATTAAGTATATGTTGGGAGGGGAAGATCCTTTGGATGGTATCAGTATTTACGATAACGCTGAGCAACAATTTCACCGACACATTGTTTCTTACGGGATGAGCGAACTTTATTACTCGCCTGAAAGTGTTGGAAATGAGTTTAGTGGTTGGGGATTTGAGTTCACGTTTCGCATCATTCCCTTTGTTGGGGATAAAGATGCTGATAAAGCAAAAAATGAACCTTATTGGGCGATGAATCTGATGCAGAATTTGGCTAAGTACGTGTTCAACAGTAAAAAATGGTTCGAGGCGTACCACTTCATTCCTGCTAACGGTCCTATTCGCTTGGATTCCGATACGAAACTTGTAGGAATTGCATTTGTTCCCGACCCGCAGCTTGGTGTTATTGACACTCCGCACGGTGAAGTTTCATTTTTGCAAATGGTAGGACTTACGCAAGAAGAGTTGGACTGGCTTTGGCAAGACCCTAAAACATCTCGAGTAGAGGAACTTGTAAATAAAATGAGAGAAGATAATCCGTTGTTGATTACCGATTTAGCGAGAGTAAAATCTTACGTTTAA
- a CDS encoding NADH:ubiquinone reductase (Na(+)-transporting) subunit B produces MSLKSKLHTLKEKYKGTKLETTFNALHTFLYMPNETTHGGTHIKAADDLKRTMNTVIMALIPCLIFGIFNAGYQHYAATGEFAHAAGLSFFSSDFWTWKNFSLGAMKVLPLVVVSYAVGLGIEFIFATLRGHEVEEGYLVTGMLVPLIVPVDLPLWMLAVAVAFGVIIGKEVFGGTGMNILNPALTIRAFLFFAYPTSMSGDKIWVHGATERAGEIAKGANLDAISGETILGHLAQQHNIADKFSVSDMFFGFTPGSIGETSTLLIILAGLFLIFTKIGSWRIMLSMVLGGLAMGYIFNAFAPAMEGTKFFTLWSLPAWQHLLVGGFAFGTVFMATDPVTASQTNTGKYIYGFLAGFISIMIRCFNPAYPEGVMLAILLMNVFAPTIDHYVVQANVARRKKRLKAKTA; encoded by the coding sequence ATGAGCTTAAAAAGTAAATTACATACGTTAAAAGAAAAATATAAAGGAACGAAGCTTGAAACGACTTTCAACGCTTTGCACACATTCCTTTATATGCCTAATGAAACGACCCACGGAGGTACACACATTAAGGCGGCTGACGACCTAAAACGTACGATGAATACCGTGATTATGGCACTAATTCCGTGTTTAATTTTCGGTATTTTTAACGCAGGTTATCAGCATTATGCTGCTACGGGAGAGTTTGCTCACGCAGCAGGATTGTCATTTTTCAGTTCCGATTTTTGGACTTGGAAAAATTTCTCATTGGGGGCAATGAAAGTGCTTCCGCTTGTGGTGGTTTCCTATGCCGTTGGTTTGGGAATTGAATTTATATTCGCAACACTTCGCGGACACGAAGTAGAGGAAGGATATTTGGTAACAGGAATGCTTGTTCCGCTTATTGTTCCGGTAGATTTACCACTTTGGATGCTTGCCGTTGCGGTTGCCTTTGGGGTAATTATCGGAAAAGAAGTTTTCGGAGGAACGGGAATGAATATCTTGAATCCGGCTTTGACTATTCGTGCGTTCTTATTCTTCGCTTATCCAACTTCGATGAGTGGGGACAAAATTTGGGTACACGGAGCTACTGAAAGAGCAGGTGAAATCGCCAAAGGAGCGAATTTAGACGCTATTTCAGGAGAAACTATTCTTGGGCATTTGGCTCAACAACACAATATTGCAGATAAATTCTCTGTATCGGATATGTTCTTCGGATTTACGCCGGGCTCTATCGGTGAGACATCAACTTTATTGATTATTTTGGCAGGATTGTTCTTAATCTTCACTAAAATAGGAAGTTGGAGAATAATGTTGAGTATGGTTCTTGGAGGTTTGGCAATGGGATACATTTTCAATGCTTTTGCACCTGCAATGGAAGGAACTAAATTCTTCACTTTGTGGAGCTTACCGGCTTGGCAACATTTACTTGTTGGAGGTTTTGCTTTCGGTACGGTGTTTATGGCAACTGACCCTGTTACAGCATCACAAACCAATACAGGAAAATACATCTACGGATTTTTGGCAGGTTTCATCTCGATAATGATTCGTTGCTTCAATCCTGCTTATCCTGAGGGAGTTATGTTGGCAATTTTGTTGATGAACGTGTTTGCTCCAACGATCGACCATTACGTGGTTCAGGCAAATGTGGCAAGAAGAAAAAAACGTCTAAAAGCTAAAACTGCATAG